Below is a genomic region from Brassica oleracea var. oleracea cultivar TO1000 chromosome C9, BOL, whole genome shotgun sequence.
CATCCTAAACCTAAATATTATATCTCAAATCCTTACTCCCAAGTCCAAAAATATATATAAACCATTACCAAAATAGTAAACTTTACATTTGAATAGATTCAGTCTTTTTAATAGCTCTTTCCTTAAGTTTTTCAATTTATATATGCTTTAATATTAGGAAAAATAAGTATGAAGATGGATTTTTCAATGAGTTCTTGGTCAAACAAGACAACATCTCAAGAGAATTTGCTATACATCAATGCGAAAAAGAGTCGTTATCGATCCTCCAAAGGAAAAGATTAAACTTGGATATACAAGAGAACAAATTTCCAAACTGGTGTTTAAATCAAACACAGCCTGTTACTTTGAACGCCTCTTTACTCTCTATCTCTACTGGTAATACAATTGTTTCTTACTCTGTTTTCACACACTCTTTGATAATATTATGTAACTTGATGTAGTTCATTCTTTCTTTCTTTCCTTTTTGATTACAGATGATTCATTTACATCATGTTGGGTTGAAATCCGTTGTCCAAATGTTGAAATTTTAGTTCTTAATCTCTCTTCATCAACTTATGCATTACCGAACTTCATTGCTACGATGGAGAAACTGAAAGTTGTGATGATCATCAATCATGGTTTTGAACTTACAAAGTTGACCAATTTGTCTTGTCTCAGCTTATTACCAAACCTGAGACGGATCAGATTCGAGAAAGTTTCAATCACTTTGCATGACATTCCCAAACTTCAGCTCAAATGTCTTGAGAAGCTATCTCTTTGGTTGTGTCATTTTAATGATGCTCCCAACGAGTTAGAAGACTTAGAAGTTGATGTTACTGAAACCCTACACAGCTTACAAGAAATCGAAATAGATTATTGTTATAATCTTATTGAATTACCACATTGGGTATCTCAGGTGGTTTCACTTAAGAAACTTA
It encodes:
- the LOC106318063 gene encoding probable disease resistance protein At5g66890, with product MQSFDALTHNLREYFLDMGSFLKDQKIIASTIIDVWSELHGKDNIICMNYLQELASHNLLKLLPLGKNKYEDGFFNEFLVKQDNISREFAIHQCEKESLSILQRKRLNLDIQENKFPNWCLNQTQPVTLNASLLSISTDDSFTSCWVEIRCPNVEILVLNLSSSTYALPNFIATMEKLKVVMIINHGFELTKLTNLSCLSLLPNLRRIRFEKVSITLHDIPKLQLKCLEKLSLWLCHFNDAPNELEDLEVDVTETLHSLQEIEIDYCYNLIELPHWVSQVVSLKKLSITNCNKLCRLLEGICSLRNLEMLRVISCSNLFELPKTSERLNNLRLLDVSGCFQLKKLPLEIGKLQKLKKILMRDCYRCELPDSVKNLENLEVRCDEGTVFLWERFKQKMKNLTIIEEETEHNLNLLQLF